The Streptomyces luteogriseus genome includes a window with the following:
- the mrdA gene encoding penicillin-binding protein 2 encodes MTNIPETGRNSRVQIRLVVIQVLVLSLLLTLGGRLWYLQIREGAAYAKEASGNHVQQVVQPAVRGSILDARGVAIADNETRLVVSASRTDLLKMKDDGKEVLTKLAGVLGMTPKDVQMKVRLCDAKTPQPCWNGSPYQPIPITDEATAKQALQIRERAEDFPGITAEPEAVRRYPSPGKANTAQVLGYLSPVTDEEIKKAQNTNSPYLRSDQVGRSGLERQYDKALRGKAGVTRYEVDNLGRVIGQAEADPAHPGDNLVTSIDSRVQRVAEYQLNEAMKEARKQHDRNTGTNYKADSGAVVVMEAKTGRVVAMASNPTYDPNAWVGGISAKDYTRLTGKSSNYPLLNRAIQGQSAPGSIFKVIPTAAAVNAGYSFNGPYNCSSSYSIGGQVFKNFESQSHGPISLGRALEVSCDTVFYALSHEEWKRDGGTKPKKKPHDWFYKTAHQFGLGKETGIDLPNEVTGRVPDRQWKLNYWKANKDAWCRTGKRNGSYAEKIAYENCLEGNRMRAGDSVNYSIGQGDTLVTPIQMATIYSAISNGGTLYNPSVGKAVISADGKTVTPIKPESHGKLPMTQKTRDEIDEALAGVATRGTAAWRFGGWPQDKIPMHAKTGTAEVYGKQTTSWFATYTKDYSIVMTISQGGTGSGASGPAVRNIYNALYGVSEDGDIDTKKALLPTPQKALPKVKTDGTIASPKVPKDPAKDQKADKKDPNAPADPLQPVTSAPPSPENRDTRRRRRRRGNRRCPA; translated from the coding sequence GTGACCAACATTCCCGAGACCGGCAGGAACTCACGGGTCCAGATCCGGCTCGTCGTCATCCAGGTCCTCGTCCTCTCCCTCCTGCTCACCCTCGGCGGACGCCTGTGGTACCTCCAGATCCGTGAGGGCGCCGCCTACGCCAAGGAGGCCTCGGGCAACCACGTCCAGCAGGTCGTCCAGCCGGCCGTCCGCGGCTCGATCCTGGACGCGCGGGGCGTGGCGATCGCGGACAACGAGACGCGGCTGGTGGTCTCCGCCTCCCGCACCGATCTGCTGAAGATGAAGGACGACGGCAAGGAAGTCCTCACCAAGCTCGCCGGGGTCCTGGGCATGACGCCCAAGGATGTCCAGATGAAGGTGCGGCTGTGCGACGCCAAGACGCCGCAGCCCTGCTGGAACGGCTCGCCCTACCAGCCCATCCCCATCACCGACGAGGCCACCGCCAAACAGGCCCTGCAGATCCGCGAGCGCGCCGAGGACTTCCCCGGCATCACCGCCGAGCCGGAGGCCGTGCGCCGCTACCCGAGCCCGGGCAAGGCCAACACCGCCCAGGTCCTCGGCTACCTCTCCCCGGTCACCGACGAGGAGATCAAGAAGGCGCAGAACACCAACTCGCCGTATCTGCGCTCCGACCAGGTCGGCCGCTCCGGCCTGGAGCGCCAGTACGACAAGGCGCTGCGCGGCAAGGCCGGCGTCACCCGCTACGAGGTCGACAACCTCGGCCGGGTCATCGGCCAGGCCGAGGCCGACCCGGCCCACCCCGGCGACAACCTCGTCACCAGCATCGACTCCCGGGTCCAGCGCGTCGCCGAGTACCAGCTGAACGAGGCGATGAAGGAAGCCCGCAAGCAGCACGACCGCAACACCGGCACCAACTACAAGGCCGACTCCGGTGCCGTCGTGGTGATGGAGGCCAAGACCGGCCGCGTCGTCGCCATGGCCTCGAACCCCACCTACGACCCGAACGCCTGGGTGGGCGGCATCTCCGCCAAGGACTACACCCGCCTCACCGGCAAGAGCTCGAACTACCCGCTGCTCAACCGCGCCATCCAGGGCCAGTCGGCCCCCGGCTCCATCTTCAAGGTCATCCCGACGGCCGCCGCGGTCAACGCCGGGTACTCCTTCAACGGCCCCTACAACTGCTCGAGTTCGTACTCGATCGGCGGCCAGGTCTTCAAGAACTTCGAGTCCCAGAGCCACGGCCCCATCAGCCTCGGCCGCGCCCTGGAGGTGTCCTGCGACACCGTCTTCTACGCGCTCTCCCACGAGGAGTGGAAGCGCGACGGCGGCACCAAGCCGAAGAAGAAGCCCCACGACTGGTTCTACAAGACCGCCCACCAGTTCGGCCTCGGCAAGGAGACCGGCATCGACCTCCCCAACGAGGTCACCGGCCGCGTCCCCGACCGCCAGTGGAAGCTGAACTACTGGAAGGCCAACAAGGACGCCTGGTGCCGCACCGGCAAGCGCAACGGCAGCTACGCCGAGAAGATCGCCTACGAGAACTGCCTCGAAGGCAACCGCATGCGCGCCGGTGACTCCGTGAACTACTCCATCGGCCAGGGCGACACCCTCGTCACGCCCATCCAGATGGCCACCATCTACTCGGCCATCTCCAACGGCGGCACCCTCTACAACCCCTCCGTCGGCAAGGCCGTCATCAGCGCCGACGGCAAGACGGTCACGCCGATCAAGCCCGAGTCGCACGGCAAGCTGCCGATGACGCAGAAGACCCGCGACGAGATAGACGAAGCCCTCGCGGGAGTCGCCACCCGCGGTACGGCCGCCTGGAGGTTCGGCGGCTGGCCGCAGGACAAGATCCCGATGCACGCCAAGACGGGTACGGCGGAGGTCTACGGCAAGCAGACGACCTCCTGGTTCGCCACGTACACCAAGGACTACTCGATCGTCATGACGATCTCCCAGGGTGGTACGGGTTCCGGCGCCTCGGGCCCCGCCGTCCGCAACATCTACAACGCGCTGTACGGCGTCTCCGAGGACGGCGACATCGACACGAAGAAGGCACTGCTGCCCACCCCGCAGAAGGCCCTGCCGAAGGTCAAGACGGACGGCACCATCGCCTCCCCGAAGGTCCCCAAGGACCCGGCCAAGGACCAGAAGGCCGACAAGAAGGACCCGAACGCCCCGGCCGACCCGCTCCAGCCCGTCACGTCGGCCCCGCCGTCACCCGAGAACCGTGACACCCGAAGGCGGCGGCGCCGCCGGGGAAACCGGAGGTGCCCGGCATGA
- the folC gene encoding bifunctional tetrahydrofolate synthase/dihydrofolate synthase has protein sequence MSELPPDHNADDQPDHLDPFDEIIAEETDRDPDLAVIEAGSRTLRTQGGPPDADIPTRPADPEIDKALREVETELATRWGETKLEPSVSRIAALMDVLGEPQRSYPSIHITGTNGKTSTARMIEALLGAFELRTGRYTSPHVQSITERISLDGAPIAPERFIETYQDIKPYVEMVDASQEYRLSFFEVLTGMAYAAFADAPADVAVVEVGMGGSWDATNVIDGDVAVVTPIDLDHTDRLGETHAEIATEKAGIIKQGATVIMAQQPVDAAQVLLKKAVEVDATVAREGLEFGVVERQVAVGGQLVTLRGLGGEYPEVYLPLHGAHQAHNAAVALAAVEAFFGVGAQRADALDLDTVRKAFAAVASPGRLEVVRRSPTVVLDAAHNPAGARAAAEAIGEAFQFSRLIGVVGASGDKNVRGLLEAFEPVFAEVVVTQNSSHRAMDADELAGIAVEVFGEERVQVEPRLPDALEAAITLAEEEGEFAGGGVLVTGSVITVGEARLLLGRG, from the coding sequence GTGAGCGAGCTCCCTCCAGACCACAACGCCGACGACCAGCCCGACCACCTCGACCCCTTCGACGAGATCATCGCGGAGGAAACCGACCGCGACCCCGACCTCGCGGTCATCGAAGCCGGCAGCCGAACCCTGCGCACCCAGGGCGGCCCCCCGGACGCCGACATCCCCACGCGCCCCGCCGACCCCGAGATCGACAAGGCCCTGCGCGAGGTCGAGACCGAGCTGGCCACCCGGTGGGGCGAGACCAAGCTGGAGCCCTCCGTCAGCCGTATCGCCGCGCTGATGGACGTGCTGGGGGAGCCGCAGCGGTCGTACCCGTCGATCCACATCACGGGGACGAACGGCAAGACCTCCACGGCCCGCATGATCGAGGCCCTGCTCGGCGCCTTCGAGCTGCGCACCGGCCGCTACACCTCGCCGCACGTGCAGTCGATCACCGAGCGCATCAGCCTCGACGGCGCCCCCATCGCCCCCGAGCGGTTCATCGAGACGTACCAGGACATCAAGCCGTACGTGGAGATGGTCGACGCCTCCCAGGAGTACCGGCTGTCCTTCTTCGAGGTGCTCACCGGCATGGCGTACGCGGCGTTCGCCGACGCCCCCGCCGACGTGGCCGTGGTCGAGGTCGGCATGGGCGGCTCCTGGGACGCGACGAACGTGATCGACGGGGACGTCGCCGTCGTCACGCCCATAGACCTCGACCACACCGACCGGCTCGGCGAAACGCACGCCGAGATCGCGACGGAGAAGGCCGGCATCATCAAGCAGGGTGCGACGGTCATCATGGCGCAGCAGCCGGTCGACGCGGCGCAGGTGCTGCTGAAGAAGGCCGTCGAGGTGGACGCGACCGTGGCCCGGGAGGGGCTGGAGTTCGGTGTCGTCGAGCGGCAGGTGGCCGTCGGCGGGCAGCTCGTGACGCTGCGCGGGCTGGGCGGCGAGTACCCCGAGGTGTACCTGCCGCTGCACGGTGCGCACCAGGCGCACAACGCGGCCGTCGCGCTCGCCGCCGTCGAGGCGTTCTTCGGCGTCGGCGCGCAGCGGGCCGACGCGCTGGACCTGGACACGGTCCGCAAGGCCTTCGCGGCCGTCGCCTCGCCGGGCCGGCTGGAGGTCGTGCGCAGGTCGCCGACGGTCGTGCTGGACGCCGCCCACAACCCGGCCGGTGCCCGGGCCGCGGCAGAGGCGATCGGGGAGGCGTTCCAGTTCAGCCGGCTCATCGGTGTGGTCGGCGCGAGCGGCGACAAGAACGTCCGGGGGCTGCTGGAGGCCTTCGAGCCGGTGTTCGCCGAGGTCGTGGTCACGCAGAACTCCAGCCACCGTGCGATGGACGCCGACGAGCTCGCCGGTATCGCCGTGGAGGTGTTCGGCGAGGAGCGCGTCCAGGTCGAGCCGCGGCTGCCCGACGCACTGGAGGCCGCCATCACGCTGGCCGAGGAGGAGGGCGAGTTCGCCGGCGGCGGTGTGCTCGTCACCGGTTCCGTCATCACCGTCGGCGAGGCCCGACTGCTCCTGGGGAGAGGCTGA
- a CDS encoding DUF4233 domain-containing protein, with the protein MRTLCSSTLIGEFFVIGFAGLVAMKDPDLSMTAVWTVSGIAMFLCLVLCGLVTRPGGVALGWALQLALIASGFIVPTMYFLGAIFAALWWASVHYGRKVDEAKARFAAQASSSTPDAA; encoded by the coding sequence GTGCGCACGCTCTGTTCTTCGACCCTGATCGGCGAGTTCTTCGTCATCGGGTTCGCCGGTCTGGTCGCCATGAAGGACCCCGACCTGTCCATGACGGCCGTGTGGACGGTCAGCGGCATCGCGATGTTCCTGTGCCTGGTGCTGTGCGGCCTGGTGACGCGCCCGGGCGGGGTGGCCCTCGGCTGGGCGCTGCAGCTCGCGCTCATCGCGTCCGGGTTCATCGTGCCGACCATGTACTTCCTGGGGGCGATCTTCGCGGCCCTGTGGTGGGCGTCGGTCCACTACGGCCGGAAGGTGGACGAGGCGAAGGCGAGATTCGCGGCCCAGGCGAGTTCCTCCACACCTGACGCTGCGTGA
- a CDS encoding valine--tRNA ligase — translation MTENAQQQPPAPSTDLPTQYAPADVEGPLYERWVERGYFEADAKSDKPPYTIVIPPPNVTGSLHLGHAFEHTLIDALTRRKRMQGYETLWQPGMDHAGIATQNVVERELAKEGKSRHDLGRETFVERVWQWKGESGGQISGQMRRLGDGVAWSRERFTMDEGLSQAVQTIFKRLYDDELIYRAERIINWCPRCLTAISDIEVEYQDDDGELVSMKYGDGDDTIVVATTRAETMLGDTAVAVHPGDERYKHLIGKLVKLPLTDRSIPVVADEHVDPEFGTGAVKVTPAHDPNDFEIGQRHDLPALTIMDEHAVITAHGPFQGLDRLEARSAIVAALRAEGRIVAEKRPYVHSVGHCSRCKTTIEPRLSMQWWVKVGPLAKAAGDAVRDGKVKIHPQEMEKRYFDWVDNLHDWCISRQLWWGHRIPVWYGPNGEIVCVGPDEEPPGTEADGWRQDTDVLDTWFSSGLWPFSTLGWPEQTESLAKFYPNSVLVTGYDILFFWVARMMMFGLYAMDGTPPFHTIALHGMVRDQFGKKMSKSFGNAVNPLDWMDKYGSDALRFTLARGANPGVDVPIGEDWVQGSRNFANKIWNATRFAMMNGATIEGPLPDASTMSATDRWILSRLNSVVAEVDAFYEDYQFAKLSDALFHFAWDEVFDWYVELSKTTFQAGGEAAEVSKRVLGEVLDVTLKLLHPVVPFVTETLWTTLTGGESVVIADWPKDSGFRDADAEREIESLQSVITEVRRFRADQGLQPGQRVPARLTLDGTRFAPHEAAIRQLLRLQPEGDAFTATATLPVAGAEVALDLSGTIDVAAERKRLAKDLAAAEKEKSQANGKLGNEAFLAKAPDHVVDKIRTRLAKAEEDIARIQAQLERLPQG, via the coding sequence GTGACCGAGAACGCTCAGCAGCAGCCACCAGCGCCCAGCACCGACCTGCCGACCCAGTACGCGCCGGCCGACGTAGAGGGGCCGCTGTACGAGCGCTGGGTAGAGCGGGGTTACTTCGAGGCGGACGCCAAGAGCGACAAGCCGCCGTACACCATCGTCATCCCGCCGCCGAACGTCACGGGCTCGCTCCACCTGGGGCACGCCTTCGAGCACACGCTCATCGACGCCCTGACCCGCCGTAAGCGGATGCAGGGCTACGAGACGCTGTGGCAGCCCGGCATGGACCACGCCGGCATCGCCACGCAGAACGTCGTCGAGCGGGAGCTCGCCAAGGAGGGCAAGTCCCGCCACGACCTGGGCCGTGAGACGTTCGTCGAGCGCGTCTGGCAGTGGAAGGGCGAGTCCGGCGGGCAGATCAGCGGCCAGATGCGCCGGCTGGGCGACGGTGTCGCCTGGTCCCGCGAGCGCTTCACGATGGACGAGGGCCTGTCCCAGGCCGTCCAGACCATCTTCAAGCGGCTCTACGACGACGAGCTCATCTACCGCGCCGAGCGCATCATCAACTGGTGCCCCCGCTGTCTGACGGCCATCTCGGACATCGAGGTCGAGTACCAGGACGACGACGGCGAGCTCGTCTCCATGAAGTACGGCGACGGGGACGACACCATCGTCGTCGCCACCACCCGCGCCGAGACGATGCTCGGTGACACGGCCGTCGCGGTCCACCCCGGGGACGAGCGGTACAAGCACCTGATCGGCAAGCTGGTCAAGCTGCCGCTGACCGACCGCTCCATCCCGGTCGTCGCGGACGAGCACGTCGACCCCGAGTTCGGCACGGGCGCCGTCAAGGTGACCCCGGCGCACGACCCGAACGACTTCGAGATCGGCCAGCGCCACGACCTCCCGGCCCTGACGATCATGGACGAGCATGCGGTCATCACCGCCCACGGCCCCTTCCAGGGCCTGGACCGGCTGGAGGCCCGCTCGGCGATCGTCGCCGCGCTGCGCGCCGAGGGCCGGATCGTCGCGGAGAAGCGGCCGTACGTCCACTCGGTCGGCCACTGCTCGCGCTGCAAGACGACCATCGAGCCGCGGCTGTCCATGCAGTGGTGGGTCAAGGTCGGTCCGCTCGCGAAGGCGGCCGGTGACGCCGTCCGCGACGGCAAGGTCAAGATCCATCCGCAGGAGATGGAGAAGCGCTACTTCGACTGGGTCGACAACCTCCACGACTGGTGCATCTCGCGGCAGTTGTGGTGGGGCCACCGCATCCCGGTCTGGTACGGCCCGAACGGCGAGATCGTCTGCGTCGGCCCCGACGAGGAGCCGCCCGGGACCGAGGCCGACGGCTGGCGTCAGGACACCGACGTCCTCGACACCTGGTTCTCCTCCGGCCTGTGGCCGTTCTCCACGCTGGGCTGGCCCGAACAGACCGAGTCGCTCGCGAAGTTCTACCCGAACTCCGTCCTGGTCACCGGCTACGACATCCTCTTCTTCTGGGTCGCCCGGATGATGATGTTCGGCCTGTACGCGATGGACGGCACCCCGCCGTTCCACACCATCGCCCTGCACGGCATGGTCCGCGACCAGTTCGGCAAGAAGATGTCGAAGTCCTTCGGCAACGCGGTCAACCCGCTGGACTGGATGGACAAGTACGGCAGCGACGCCCTCCGCTTCACCCTCGCCCGCGGCGCCAACCCGGGTGTCGACGTCCCGATCGGTGAGGACTGGGTCCAGGGCTCGCGCAACTTCGCCAACAAGATCTGGAACGCGACGCGCTTCGCGATGATGAACGGCGCCACGATCGAGGGTCCGCTGCCGGACGCCTCGACGATGTCGGCGACCGACCGCTGGATCCTGTCCCGGCTCAACTCGGTCGTCGCCGAGGTCGACGCGTTCTACGAGGACTACCAGTTCGCGAAGCTCTCCGACGCCCTGTTCCACTTCGCGTGGGACGAGGTCTTCGACTGGTACGTCGAGCTGTCCAAGACGACGTTCCAGGCGGGCGGCGAGGCGGCCGAGGTCTCCAAGCGCGTCCTCGGCGAGGTCCTCGACGTCACGCTGAAGCTGCTGCACCCGGTGGTCCCGTTCGTCACCGAGACCCTGTGGACCACGCTCACCGGTGGCGAGTCGGTCGTCATCGCCGACTGGCCGAAGGACAGTGGCTTCCGGGACGCCGACGCCGAGCGCGAGATCGAGAGCCTCCAGTCGGTCATCACCGAGGTCCGTCGCTTCCGCGCCGACCAGGGCCTCCAGCCCGGCCAGCGGGTCCCGGCCCGGCTGACCCTGGACGGCACGCGGTTCGCGCCCCACGAGGCCGCCATCCGCCAGCTGCTACGCCTCCAGCCGGAGGGCGACGCCTTCACGGCCACGGCCACCCTCCCGGTCGCCGGTGCCGAGGTCGCCCTCGACCTGTCCGGCACCATCGACGTGGCGGCGGAGCGCAAACGCCTCGCGAAGGACCTCGCGGCGGCGGAGAAGGAGAAGTCCCAGGCCAACGGCAAGCTCGGCAACGAGGCGTTCCTGGCGAAGGCCCCCGACCACGTCGTCGACAAGATCCGCACCCGCCTGGCCAAGGCGGAGGAGGACATCGCCCGCATCCAGGCCCAGCTGGAGCGCCTGCCGCAGGGTTAA
- the mreD gene encoding rod shape-determining protein MreD, whose translation MRVNRILLSSALVVVALVIQVSVLARLHLPGAVPDLLLLTVLGLALVYGHVGGALVGFGAGLLADLAPPADHAAGRYALVLCVIGYLAGLVKPETGQLKSATGPMVVVFAAAVGSTLLYAGVGALVGDTAARHVGLGSLLFTAALYDLLLAPFVVPGIMALARRAENDPLAESTSAAAKATDISSGWLSGGTGLKIGSQRNGLRVKAARARMARAGRIKGVKRL comes from the coding sequence ATGCGCGTCAACCGGATCCTGCTCTCCTCCGCCCTGGTCGTCGTCGCCCTGGTGATCCAGGTGAGCGTCCTCGCCCGCCTTCATCTGCCCGGCGCCGTGCCCGACCTGCTGCTGCTCACCGTGCTCGGCCTCGCGCTGGTGTACGGGCACGTGGGCGGAGCCCTCGTCGGGTTCGGCGCGGGCCTGCTCGCCGACCTGGCCCCGCCCGCCGACCACGCCGCCGGGCGCTACGCCTTGGTGCTGTGCGTCATCGGCTACCTCGCCGGCCTGGTGAAACCCGAGACGGGGCAGCTGAAGTCCGCGACCGGCCCCATGGTCGTGGTGTTCGCCGCCGCGGTCGGCTCCACCCTGCTGTACGCCGGGGTCGGCGCCCTCGTCGGCGACACCGCCGCCCGCCACGTCGGCCTCGGCAGCCTGCTGTTCACGGCCGCACTGTACGACCTGCTGCTCGCCCCGTTCGTCGTCCCGGGAATCATGGCCCTGGCCCGGCGCGCCGAGAACGATCCGCTCGCCGAGTCGACCTCGGCCGCCGCGAAGGCCACGGACATCTCCTCCGGCTGGCTCTCCGGCGGCACCGGACTCAAGATCGGCAGCCAGCGCAACGGGCTGAGGGTGAAGGCGGCCCGGGCACGGATGGCACGCGCGGGGCGCATCAAGGGGGTCAAGCGGCTGTGA
- the mreC gene encoding rod shape-determining protein MreC, with protein sequence MRDTRESRLLLVLLIAVAFALITVDIRGGEDSPVDGARQGAATVFGPIESGVSAAVDPVGNAVSAIRDSGERHDRLAALEKENAALKARLGSDDRSRSRLKQLDKMLKIAGQGQYGIKGAEVIAIGAAQGFSWTITIDVGANDGIKRDMTVLNGEGLVGRVTTVGPNTATVLLASDPDFTVGTRMESGDELGFASGQGDRPLRVELLNGKAEVKKGDRLVTFGSQADRPFVPGVPVGVVSRVDPSGGGLTRTLYVTPYVGFTKLDIVGVVVEAPKKDPRDTVLPPKPKPTPRPTVTVTVTPSAEAPVDGQNQQEQ encoded by the coding sequence GTGAGGGACACACGAGAGAGCCGGCTGCTCCTGGTGCTGCTGATCGCTGTCGCATTCGCGTTGATCACGGTGGACATCCGCGGCGGGGAGGACTCGCCCGTCGACGGTGCCCGGCAGGGCGCGGCGACGGTCTTCGGCCCGATCGAGAGCGGCGTCTCGGCCGCGGTCGACCCGGTCGGCAACGCGGTCTCCGCCATCCGCGACTCCGGTGAACGGCACGACCGGCTCGCCGCGCTGGAAAAGGAGAACGCGGCCCTGAAGGCGCGTCTCGGCAGCGACGACCGCAGCCGCAGCCGCCTCAAGCAGCTCGACAAGATGCTGAAGATCGCCGGCCAGGGCCAGTACGGCATCAAGGGCGCCGAGGTCATCGCCATCGGAGCCGCACAGGGCTTCTCCTGGACCATCACCATCGACGTCGGCGCCAACGACGGCATCAAGCGCGACATGACCGTCCTGAACGGGGAGGGGCTCGTCGGCCGCGTCACCACCGTCGGGCCCAACACCGCCACGGTCCTGCTCGCCAGCGACCCCGACTTCACGGTCGGCACCCGGATGGAGTCCGGCGACGAGCTCGGCTTCGCCTCCGGGCAGGGCGACCGCCCGCTGCGCGTCGAACTCCTCAACGGCAAGGCGGAGGTGAAGAAGGGCGACCGCCTGGTCACCTTCGGCTCGCAGGCCGACCGGCCGTTCGTACCCGGCGTGCCCGTCGGCGTGGTCTCCCGCGTCGACCCCTCCGGCGGCGGCCTGACCCGCACGCTCTACGTCACGCCGTACGTCGGCTTCACCAAGCTCGACATCGTCGGAGTCGTCGTCGAGGCCCCGAAGAAGGACCCGCGCGACACGGTCCTCCCGCCCAAGCCCAAGCCGACCCCCAGGCCGACGGTGACGGTGACCGTGACGCCGTCGGCCGAGGCACCCGTGGACGGCCAGAACCAGCAAGAGCAGTAG
- the ndk gene encoding nucleoside-diphosphate kinase, translated as MSQRTLVLLKPDAVRRGLTGEIISRIERKAGWTITALELRTLDQDTLEQHYGEHKGKPFYEPLVDFMASGPVVALIVEGERVIEGVRALAGPTDPIAAAPGSIRGDYGVIVRENLIHASDSEESAEREVKIFFPGRA; from the coding sequence GTGAGCCAGCGCACCCTCGTCCTCCTCAAGCCCGACGCCGTTCGTCGAGGCCTGACCGGCGAGATCATCAGCCGCATCGAGCGCAAGGCGGGCTGGACGATCACCGCGCTGGAGCTGCGCACCCTGGACCAGGACACGCTGGAGCAGCACTACGGCGAGCACAAGGGCAAGCCCTTCTACGAGCCACTGGTGGACTTCATGGCCTCCGGTCCGGTCGTGGCGCTGATTGTCGAGGGTGAGCGGGTCATCGAGGGGGTGCGCGCGCTCGCCGGTCCGACCGACCCGATCGCCGCGGCGCCCGGCTCCATCCGCGGCGACTACGGTGTGATCGTCCGGGAGAACCTGATCCACGCCTCCGACTCCGAGGAGTCCGCCGAGCGCGAGGTGAAGATTTTCTTCCCCGGCCGGGCGTAG
- a CDS encoding rod shape-determining protein has protein sequence MSFIGRDMAVDLGTANTLVYVRGRGIVLNEPSVVAINTNTGGILAVGAEAKKMIGRTPGNIVAVRPLKDGVIADFEITERMLRYFILKIHKRRYLARPRVVVCVPSGITGVERRAVIEASSQAGARQVHIIEEPMAAAIGSGLPVHEATGNMVVDIGGGTTEVAVISLGGIVTAQSIRVAGDELDNAIIQHIKKEYSLLLGERTAEQIKITIGSAYDLDSDEHTEIRGRDLVSGLPKTVVISAAEVRKAIEEPVNAIVDAVKTTLDKCPPELSGDIMDRGIVLTGGGALLRGLDERLRRETGMPIHIAEDPLDSVALGSGKCVEEFEALQQVLDAQPRR, from the coding sequence ATGTCGTTCATCGGCCGTGACATGGCTGTCGACCTCGGGACCGCCAACACGCTGGTGTACGTCAGGGGTCGCGGGATCGTACTCAACGAGCCGTCCGTCGTCGCGATCAACACCAACACCGGTGGCATCCTCGCGGTCGGCGCCGAAGCGAAGAAGATGATCGGGCGCACGCCCGGCAACATCGTTGCCGTTCGTCCGCTGAAGGACGGCGTGATCGCCGACTTCGAGATCACCGAGCGGATGCTCCGCTACTTCATCCTGAAGATCCACAAGCGGCGGTATCTGGCTCGTCCGCGGGTCGTCGTCTGTGTGCCCTCGGGCATCACGGGCGTCGAGCGCCGCGCCGTCATCGAGGCGTCGTCCCAGGCCGGCGCCCGTCAGGTGCACATCATCGAGGAGCCCATGGCCGCGGCCATCGGCTCCGGCCTGCCGGTCCACGAGGCCACGGGCAACATGGTGGTCGACATCGGCGGCGGCACCACGGAGGTCGCGGTCATCTCCCTCGGCGGCATCGTCACCGCCCAGTCCATCCGTGTCGCGGGCGACGAACTGGACAACGCGATCATCCAGCACATCAAGAAGGAGTACTCCCTCCTGCTGGGTGAGCGCACGGCCGAGCAGATCAAGATCACGATCGGTTCGGCGTACGACCTCGACTCCGACGAGCACACCGAAATCCGCGGCCGGGACCTCGTCTCCGGGCTGCCGAAGACCGTCGTCATCTCCGCCGCCGAAGTCCGCAAGGCGATCGAGGAGCCGGTCAACGCGATCGTCGACGCCGTCAAGACGACCCTCGACAAGTGCCCGCCGGAGCTGTCCGGCGACATCATGGACCGAGGAATCGTTCTGACCGGCGGCGGAGCGCTGCTGCGCGGTCTCGACGAGCGGCTGCGCCGGGAGACCGGCATGCCGATCCACATCGCCGAGGACCCGCTGGACAGCGTGGCGCTCGGATCCGGAAAGTGCGTCGAGGAGTTCGAGGCGCTCCAGCAGGTGCTGGACGCCCAGCCGCGCAGATGA